The proteins below are encoded in one region of Antennarius striatus isolate MH-2024 chromosome 7, ASM4005453v1, whole genome shotgun sequence:
- the mettl13 gene encoding eEF1A lysine and N-terminal methyltransferase isoform X1: protein MSLLPRTTEEFSSAEYWEKFFKKRGEKGFEWYGDYNKLCGVLHKYIKIQHKVLVVGCGNSTLSEQLYDVGYKHLTNIDISETVVTHMNQRNAERRPGLTFQQVDATQTPYEDGSYQVALDKGTLDALASEERGELARNMLTEVGRVLSVGGRYFCVTLAQEGVIKLAVEHFVQLGWAVRLHCLQEETEEDSFALPVFVLVCTKFRQPMPMPILEMVAGEDGAPTRFTWVTELLSAVREHQSYVVLKKKLRTSTDAESNLSLTLCLAETGLPRYTLTVQDCPPDARVPKSNQFAVFIVPQGSETAWLYSSKEGRRQLAASANFRRLVIVTMHRNQEYTDMQAVQADLSPVVMEFAPPGMPANHKVPFLSVGGDLGWREEVDRGVSELSGEYCVENVKGEDGELYRRLVFLSNSSLVQSESRLVSLNTGESSNKKKNKKKVKSKAPPKTSSASLSVDSGFLCCAHHEVIVAGLSMLGVGMPQNKDVPVSVLLVGLGGGGLAQFLRDFVPNVTVEVVELDPAVMEVAKKWFNFRPDDRLTVTLMDGIEHICALEKEGGRLFDAIIYDVDNKDATVGMSCPPAAFVQTSILHKVHRLLTPRGLFILNLVCRNLDLRKRVLEQVKNVFPTILSRAIEGEVNEVLLCSPRENDPSDTEHIPASLNQAAQSLQSALCSSRTGTINIPHIKITQLLKDLKVE, encoded by the exons ATGAGTCTTTTGCCTCGCACTACCGAGGAGTTCAGCTCTGCTGAGTACTGGGAAAAATTCTTTAAGAAGCGTGGAGAGAAAGGTTTTGAGTGGTATGGAGACTACAACAAACTCTGTGGCGTGCtgcataaatatattaaaatccaACATAAG GTGTTGGTGGTTGGTTGTGGTAACTCTACACTTAGTGAACAGCTGTATGATGTGGGCTACAAACATCTTACTAATATTGACATCAGTGAGACGGTGGTAACTCATATGAACCAGCGAAATGCTGAGCGCAGGCCAGGCCTGACCTTCCAGCAGGTTGATGCTACACAAACTCCGTATGAAGATGGCAGCTACCAGGTGGCTCTAGACAAGGGCACGCTGGATGCCCTGGCCtcagaagagagaggagaattGGCAAGAAACATGCTGACCGAG GTGGGCCGAGTTTTAAGTGTTGGTGGTCGGTATTTTTGTGTGACGTTGGCCCAGGAAGGTGTGATCAAGTTGGCTGTGGAACACTTTGTTCAGCTGGGGTGGGCGGTGAGGCTCCACTGCTTGcaagaggaaacagaagaagattCATTTGCGCTGCCTGTCTTTGTTCTGGTCTGTACAAAGTTTCGTCAGCCGATGCCCATGCCTATCTTGGAGATGGTTGCTGGGGAAGATGGAGCCCCTACTCGTTTCACATGGGTAACAGAGCTTTTGTCAGCTGTAAGGGAACATCAATCTTATGTGGTATTGAAAAAGAAGCTTCGTACAAGCACAGACGCCGAGTCGAACCTCTCGCTCACACTCTGCCTCGCTGAGACTGGTCTTCCCAGATACACTCTCACTGTGCAAGATTGTCCTCCAGATGCCAGAGTtccaaaatcaaatcagtttgcAGTTTTTATTG TACCTCAAGGCAGTGAGACAGCATGGCTTTACAGTTCCAAGGAGGGCAGAAGACAGTTGGCGGCCAGTGCCAATTTTAGGCGCCTTGTAATTGTGACGATGCACAGGAATCAAGAGTACACAGACATGCAAGCTGTCCAGGCAGACCTTTCACCAGTGGTGATGGAGTTTGCTCCCCCCGGTATGCCCGCCAATCACAAG GTGCCATTTCTGTCAGTTGGAGGTGACCTCGGTTGGCGAGAGGAGGTCGACAGGGGTGTGAGTGAGCTGAGTGGGGAGTACTGTGTGGAGAATGTgaaaggagaagatggagaacTGTATCGGagacttgtttttctgtctaatTCATCCCTTGTCCAATCAGAGAGCCGTCTTGTCTCATTAAATACTG GAGAATCcagtaacaagaaaaaaaacaaaaagaaggttAAGTCCAAAGCTCCTCCAAAAACATCCTCAGCCTCTCTGTCAGTGGACAGTGGCTTCCTCTGCTGCGCTCACCATGAAGTGATAGTGGCTGGCCTTTCTATGCTTGGAGTGGGAATGCCACAGAATAAAG ATGTCCCAGTGTCAGTGTTACTGGTGGGACTTGGTGGAGGAGGCCTGGCTCAGTTTCTAAGGGACTTCGTGCCAAATGTTACTGTTGAGGTTGTAGAACTTGACCCTGCTGTGATGGAGGTGGCTAAGAAATGGTTCAACTTCCGACCAGATGATCGTTTGACTGTAACTCTCATGGACGGCATTGAGCACATTTGTGCCCTGGAGAAAGAAG GTGGTCGCCTCTTTGATGCCATCATATATGATGTAGACAACAAAGATGCCACTGTTGGTATGAGCTGTCCTCCTGCTGCCTTTGTACAAACATCCATTCTGCATAAAGTCCACAGGCTGCTAACCCCCAGAG GATTATTCATATTGAACCTTGTATGTCGGAACTTGGACTTGAGGAAAAGAGTGCTGGAGCAAGTGAAGAATGTGTTTCCCACCATCCTCTCCAGAGCGATTGAGGGAGAGGTTAATGAAGTCTTGCTGTGCTCTCCTAGAGAAAATGATCCATCGGACACTGAACACATCCCTGCATCCCTGAACCAAGCAGCCCAGAGTCTGCAGAGCGCGCTGTGTTCCAGCAGGACTGGAACTATTAACATCCCACATATAAAAATTACACAGTTGTTGAAAGACCTGAAAGTTGAGTAA
- the itpa gene encoding inosine triphosphate pyrophosphatase: MAAPAGRSMVFVTGNAKKLEEVVQILGDKFPYKLVSKKIDLPEYQGEPDEISVQKCKEAARQVDGPVIVEDTCLCFKALGGLPGPYIKWFLDKLKPEGLYKLLAGFEDKSAWALCTFAFSPGNNEPVQLFRGRTEGHIVEPRGPRDFGWDPCFQPDGYDQTYAELPKEVKNSISHRYRALAAMSDYFSQTNDDSPHSKKKQQED, encoded by the exons ATGGCTGCGCCCGCAGGGAGGTCTATGGTTTTCGTCACTGGAAATGCCAAAAAACTCGAAGAA GTTGTCCAGATCCTCGGAGACAAGTTTCCCTACAAACTAGTGTCAAAAAAGATTGACT TGCCTGAATACCAAGGAGAGCCAGATGAGATTTCGGTTCAAAAGTGTAAGGAGGCTGCACGACAG GTTGATGGACCAGTCATAGTTGAGGACACATGTCTTTGTTTCAAGGCTTTGGGGGGGCTGCCTGGCCCGTACAT AAAATGGTTCCTGGATAAACTCAAACCAGAAG GCTTGTACAAACTCCTGGCTGGATTTGAAGATAAATCAGCGTGGGCTTTGTGCACATTTGCTTTTTCTCCTGGAAATAATGAACCAGTGCAGCTCTTCAGAGGGAGGACAGAG GGACATATTGTGGAACCCAGAGGGCCTCGTGACTTTGGATGGGATCCCTGTTTCCAGCCGGACGGATATGACCAAAC CTATGCTGAGTTGCCAAAGGAAGTTAAGAATTCTATTTCTCACCGCTATCGAGCACTTGCTGCCATGTCTGACTACTTTTCTCAAACCAATGATGACTCACCACATAGcaagaagaagcagcaggaagaTTAA
- the mettl13 gene encoding eEF1A lysine and N-terminal methyltransferase isoform X2 has translation MSLLPRTTEEFSSAEYWEKFFKKRGEKGFEWYGDYNKLCGVLHKYIKIQHKVLVVGCGNSTLSEQLYDVGYKHLTNIDISETVVTHMNQRNAERRPGLTFQQVDATQTPYEDGSYQVALDKGTLDALASEERGELARNMLTEVGRVLSVGGRYFCVTLAQEGVIKLAVEHFVQLGWAVRLHCLQEETEEDSFALPVFVLVCTKFRQPMPMPILEMVAGEDGAPTRFTWVTELLSAVREHQSYVVLKKKLRTSTDAESNLSLTLCLAETGLPRYTLTVQDCPPDARVPKSNQFAVFIVPQGSETAWLYSSKEGRRQLAASANFRRLVIVTMHRNQEYTDMQAVQADLSPVVMEFAPPGMPANHKVPFLSVGGDLGWREEVDRGVSELSGEYCVENVKGEDGELYRRLVFLSNSSLVQSESRLVSLNTGESSNKKKNKKKVKSKAPPKTSSASLSVDSGFLCCAHHEVIVAGLSMLGVGMPQNKDVPVSVLLVGLGGGGLAQFLRDFVPNVTVEVVELDPAVMEVAKKWFNFRPDDRLTVTLMDGIEHICALEKEGGRLFDAIIYDVDNKDATVGMSCPPAAFVQTSILHKVHRLLTPRGLFILNLVCRNLDLRKRVLEQRK, from the exons ATGAGTCTTTTGCCTCGCACTACCGAGGAGTTCAGCTCTGCTGAGTACTGGGAAAAATTCTTTAAGAAGCGTGGAGAGAAAGGTTTTGAGTGGTATGGAGACTACAACAAACTCTGTGGCGTGCtgcataaatatattaaaatccaACATAAG GTGTTGGTGGTTGGTTGTGGTAACTCTACACTTAGTGAACAGCTGTATGATGTGGGCTACAAACATCTTACTAATATTGACATCAGTGAGACGGTGGTAACTCATATGAACCAGCGAAATGCTGAGCGCAGGCCAGGCCTGACCTTCCAGCAGGTTGATGCTACACAAACTCCGTATGAAGATGGCAGCTACCAGGTGGCTCTAGACAAGGGCACGCTGGATGCCCTGGCCtcagaagagagaggagaattGGCAAGAAACATGCTGACCGAG GTGGGCCGAGTTTTAAGTGTTGGTGGTCGGTATTTTTGTGTGACGTTGGCCCAGGAAGGTGTGATCAAGTTGGCTGTGGAACACTTTGTTCAGCTGGGGTGGGCGGTGAGGCTCCACTGCTTGcaagaggaaacagaagaagattCATTTGCGCTGCCTGTCTTTGTTCTGGTCTGTACAAAGTTTCGTCAGCCGATGCCCATGCCTATCTTGGAGATGGTTGCTGGGGAAGATGGAGCCCCTACTCGTTTCACATGGGTAACAGAGCTTTTGTCAGCTGTAAGGGAACATCAATCTTATGTGGTATTGAAAAAGAAGCTTCGTACAAGCACAGACGCCGAGTCGAACCTCTCGCTCACACTCTGCCTCGCTGAGACTGGTCTTCCCAGATACACTCTCACTGTGCAAGATTGTCCTCCAGATGCCAGAGTtccaaaatcaaatcagtttgcAGTTTTTATTG TACCTCAAGGCAGTGAGACAGCATGGCTTTACAGTTCCAAGGAGGGCAGAAGACAGTTGGCGGCCAGTGCCAATTTTAGGCGCCTTGTAATTGTGACGATGCACAGGAATCAAGAGTACACAGACATGCAAGCTGTCCAGGCAGACCTTTCACCAGTGGTGATGGAGTTTGCTCCCCCCGGTATGCCCGCCAATCACAAG GTGCCATTTCTGTCAGTTGGAGGTGACCTCGGTTGGCGAGAGGAGGTCGACAGGGGTGTGAGTGAGCTGAGTGGGGAGTACTGTGTGGAGAATGTgaaaggagaagatggagaacTGTATCGGagacttgtttttctgtctaatTCATCCCTTGTCCAATCAGAGAGCCGTCTTGTCTCATTAAATACTG GAGAATCcagtaacaagaaaaaaaacaaaaagaaggttAAGTCCAAAGCTCCTCCAAAAACATCCTCAGCCTCTCTGTCAGTGGACAGTGGCTTCCTCTGCTGCGCTCACCATGAAGTGATAGTGGCTGGCCTTTCTATGCTTGGAGTGGGAATGCCACAGAATAAAG ATGTCCCAGTGTCAGTGTTACTGGTGGGACTTGGTGGAGGAGGCCTGGCTCAGTTTCTAAGGGACTTCGTGCCAAATGTTACTGTTGAGGTTGTAGAACTTGACCCTGCTGTGATGGAGGTGGCTAAGAAATGGTTCAACTTCCGACCAGATGATCGTTTGACTGTAACTCTCATGGACGGCATTGAGCACATTTGTGCCCTGGAGAAAGAAG GTGGTCGCCTCTTTGATGCCATCATATATGATGTAGACAACAAAGATGCCACTGTTGGTATGAGCTGTCCTCCTGCTGCCTTTGTACAAACATCCATTCTGCATAAAGTCCACAGGCTGCTAACCCCCAGAG GATTATTCATATTGAACCTTGTATGTCGGAACTTGGACTTGAGGAAAAGAGTGCTGGAGCAA AGAAAATGA